From the genome of Pelobates fuscus isolate aPelFus1 chromosome 6, aPelFus1.pri, whole genome shotgun sequence, one region includes:
- the LOC134615264 gene encoding vomeronasal type-2 receptor 26-like translates to MHSSDEVTDHHETRKAASYRYTDTDWKAKWNARDSEKCIKCPDTEWPNTKKNQCFPKLEEFLSYSNDVLSVIFLSISLLCIVITVVTLVIFIFYQDTPIVKANNKNLSFILLTSILLSFLCVFLFLGRPVDITCILRQTSFGIIFSIAVSCILTKTIMVFIAFSATKPGSSWNRCIGVKQSNLLVAMFSSIQVLINIIWLAISPPFQELDSHSYPGKIIIQCNEGSVIAFYSVLGYMGLLAAVSFIVAFLARTLPDSFNEAKYITFSMLVFCSVWIAMIPAYLSTKGKYMVAVEIFAILISSAGLLGCIFFPKLYIILCKPEMNAKICLFNK, encoded by the exons ATGcactcctctgatgaagtgacagatcatcacgaaacgcgtaaggctgcaTCTTACCGATACACCGACACAGATTGGAAGGCAAAGTGGAATGCACGCG ATagtgaaaaatgtataaaatgccCTGATACTGAATGGCCCAATACGAAGAAGAATCAGTGTTTTCCAAAACTGGAGGAATTTCTATCTTACAGCAATGATGTACTTTCTGTAATCTTTTTGTCGATATCATTACTTTGTATTGTCATAACTGTAGTTAcattagttatttttattttctatcaaGACACACCTATTGTAAAAGCCAATAACAAGAACCTCAGCTTCATCCTCCTGACCTCCATCTTACTGAGCTTCCTCTGTGTGTTCTTGTTCCTCGGTCGCCCGGTGGATATAACCTGCATTCTGCGTCAGACCTCTTTTGGAATCATCTTCTCGATAGCTGTATCCTGTATTTTAACCAAGACAATCATGGTTTTCATTGCTTTCAGTGCCACCAAACCTGGAAGCTCCTGGAACAGATGTATTGGTGTTAAACAGTCTAACCTGCTTGTAGCAATGTTTTCATCCATCCAAgttttaattaatataatatggTTAGCGATATCTCCGCCCTTTCAGGAACTGGACTCCCATTCTTATCCAGGCAAGATCATCATTCAGTGTAATGAAGGTTCCGTTATTGCCTTCTACTCTGTGCTGGGTTATATGGGCCTTCTGGCAGCTGTTAGTTTTATTGTAGCATTTTTGGCCAGGACATTACCGGACAGTTTTAATGAGGCCAAGTACATCACCTTCAGCATGCTGGTGTTCTGCAGTGTTTGGATTGCAATGATCCCGGCCTATCTGAGCACCAAAGGGAAGTACATGGTGGCTGTAGAGATTTTTGCCATTTTGA